In Carya illinoinensis cultivar Pawnee chromosome 16, C.illinoinensisPawnee_v1, whole genome shotgun sequence, a single window of DNA contains:
- the LOC122299596 gene encoding plastid division protein CDP1, chloroplastic isoform X1: MALARAFSVPNVPSSCYKCGINGDCKSQKEDLKVSVLALATAGSSNLGLSRISIGSHLWRSEAHGRRWRSNAVDTRIVQNAPSRTTVEIPVTCYQLLGVHDRAEKDEIVKSVMNLKIAEIEDGYTMDAVVSRQDLLMDVRDKLLFEPEYAGNMRENIPPKSPLRIPWAWLPAALCLLQEVGEVKLVLDIGRAALQHPDVKPYIHDLLLSMALAECAIAKIGFEKNKVSQGFEALARAQCFLRSKISLGKMTLLSQIEESLEELAPACTLDLLSMPHSPENTERRRGAIAALRELLRQGLEVETLCQVQDWPCFLSQALNRLMATEIVDLLPWDNLAVTRKNKKSLDSQNQRVVIDTSCFYVVLIAHLALGFSSKQTELIDKAKTICECLIASEGMDLKVEEAFCLFLLGQGTEVEVVDKLQQLESNSNPAARSSISGKEIKHVSGAKPSLEMWLKDAVLTIFPDTRDCSPSLVRFMMVNFFSGEKKSPGSKKSKVPQTVRTVCHRPLVSSPLSERKSFEESLPYASSSRLLGLAVKQLTPDLQSPLILDKGSSGSNDSGSCESNKNPGMHHNKNWESWLPQKLIGRITSVAVLGGIVLVTYKLSGMNVGKMNRASKWNSGTPNVETSSLIQTTDLTVDYGLDYTQGSGIAGRLKKLLASAIQFKNRPDAGNPYVLSPPASLSATMTSMYKRVMPMEEAEALVRQWQAIKAEALGPSHQIHSLSEVLDESMLVQWQALANVAKAKSCYWRFVLLRLSVLQADVMSDGIGAEMAEIEALLEEAAELVDESQQSKPNYYSTYKVRYVLKRQDDGSWKFYEAETQTPS; encoded by the exons ATGGCTTTGGCGCGAGCTTTTTCCGTTCCGAACGTCCCTTCTTCGTGCTATAAATGTGGAATTAATGGGGATTGCAAGTCTCAGAAGGAAGATCTCAAGGTCTCCGTTTTGGCTTTGGCTACTGCAGGAAGCTCTAATCTCGGGCTCTCTAGGATTTCGATTGGGTCGCATCTGTGGAGGTCTGAAGCTCACGGCCGGCGGTGGAGATCGAACGCCGTTGACACCCGCATTGTCCAGAATGCACCCTCTCGGACCACTGTCGAAATCCCCGTTACCTGTTACCAG CTTCTTGGTGTTCATGATCGAGCTGAGAAGGATGAGATAGTTAAGTCTGTGATGAATTTGAAGATTGCTGAGATTGAAGATGGTTACACAATGGATGCTGTCGTATCTCGTCAG GATCTTCTAATGGATGTGAGGGATAAGCTTCTTTTTGAACCAGAATATGCCGGCAATATGAGAGAAAATATCCCACCTAAATCTCCCCTTCGAATTCCTTGGGCTTGGTTGCCTGCTGCTCTTTGCCTCCTTCAAGAG GTTGGAGAGGTGAAGCTTGTGCTGGATATTGGCCGGGCAGCTCTTCAGCATCCAGATGTTAAGCCTTATATTCACGATTTGCTTCTTTCTATGGCTCTGGCTGAG TGTGCAATTGCAAAGATTGGTTTTGAGAAGAACAAGGTGTCCCAAGGATTTGAAGCACTTGCTCGTGCTCAGTGTTTTCTAAGGAGTAAAATATCTCTTGGAAAAATGACGCTGTTATCACAG ATAGAAGAATCTCTGGAGGAGCTCGCACCTGCTTGCACGCTGGATCTATTAAGCATGCCTCATTCACCTGAAAATACTGAAAGGAGACGTGGAGCAATTGCGGCCTTGCGTGAACTGCTCAGACAGGGCCTTGAGGTGGAAACTTTGTGCCAAGTCCAAGACTGGCCATGCTTCCTGAGCCAAGCTCTTAATAGGCTAATGGCTACAGAGATAGTTGATCTTCTTCCATGGGATAATTTAGCTGTTACACGAAAGAATAAGAAATCACTTGATTCACAGAATCAAAGGGTTGTAATCGATACCAGTTGTTTCTATGTGGTGTTAATAGCCCATTTAGCACTTGGATTTTCAAGCAAGCAGACAGAGTTG ATAGACAAAGCAAAAACTATATGCGAATGTTTGATAGCATCAGAAGGAATGGATCTGAAAGTTGAAGAAGCTTTTTGCTTGTTTCTTCTTGGACAA GGTACTGAGGTGGAGGTTGTTGACAAGCTTCAACAGCTTGAATCGAATTCAAATCCTGCTGCACGAAGTTCAATCTCAGGGAAGGAAATAAAACATGTTTCTGGTGCAAAACCATCGTTG GAAATGTGGCTGAAGGATGCTGTGCTTACTATCTTTCCAGATACACGAGATTGTTCACCGTCGTTGGTGAGGTTCATGATG GTCAACTTTTTCAGTGGAGAAAAAAAATCTCCTGGGAGCAAGAAAAGCAAAGTTCCGCAAACTGTGCGTACGGTATGCCACAGACCATTGGTCTCTTCTCCCCTGTCAGAGCGGAAAAGTTTTGAGGAATCTCTTCCATATGCAAGCTCTTCTCGACTTCTTGGGCTTGCTGTTAAGCAGTTGACTCCAGATTTGCAAAGTCCATTGATATTGGACAAAGGTAGCAGTGGAAGCAATGATAGCGGGTCTTGTGAATCAAACAAGAATCCTGGCATGCACCATAATAAAAATTGGGAAAGTTGGTTGCCCCAAAAATTGATTGGAAGGATAACTTCTGTTGCTGTACTGGGGGGCATTGTGCTTGTTACCTATAAATTATCAGGCATGAATGTTGGTAAAATGAATAGAGCTTCTAAATGGAACTCTGGTACCCCAAACGTGGAGACAAGTTCTCTTATTCAGACAACAGATTTGACGGTGGATTACGGGCTTGATTATACTCAAGGAAGTGGTATTGCTGGCAGACTCAAGAAGCTTCTGGCAAGTGCTATCCAGTTCAAGAACCGCCCAGATGCTGGAAATCCTTATGTTTTATCCCCTCCTGCTAGTCTGTCAGCGACTATGACTTCCATGTACAAGAGGGTAATGCCTATGGAAGAAGCTGAAGCCCTTGTTAGGCAGTGGCAAGCAATTAAAGCTGAGGCTTTGGGGCCTAGCCATCAAATTCATAGCCTCTCTGAAGTCCTTGACGAATCAATGCTTGTTCAG TGGCAAGCCCTGGCTAATGTCGCAAAGGCCAAGTCTTGTTATTGGAGATTTGTTTTGCTACGGCTGTCCGTTCTGCAAGCTGACGTTATGTCAGATGGGATTGGAGCAGAGATGGCAGAAATTGAGGCTCTTTTAGAGGAAGCCGCAGAGCTTGTTGATGAATCTCAACAAAGCAAGCCAAATTATTACAG CACCTATAAAGTTCGTTATGTTCTAAAGAGGCAAGATGATGGTTCATGGAAGTTCTATGAAGCTGAAACCCAAACACCATCATAA
- the LOC122299596 gene encoding plastid division protein CDP1, chloroplastic isoform X2 translates to MALARAFSVPNVPSSCYKCGINGDCKSQKEDLKVSVLALATAGSSNLGLSRISIGSHLWRSEAHGRRWRSNAVDTRIVQNAPSRTTVEIPVTCYQLLGVHDRAEKDEIVKSVMNLKIAEIEDGYTMDAVVSRQDLLMDVRDKLLFEPEYAGNMRENIPPKSPLRIPWAWLPAALCLLQEVGEVKLVLDIGRAALQHPDVKPYIHDLLLSMALAECAIAKIGFEKNKVSQGFEALARAQCFLRSKISLGKMTLLSQIEESLEELAPACTLDLLSMPHSPENTERRRGAIAALRELLRQGLEVETLCQVQDWPCFLSQALNRLMATEIVDLLPWDNLAVTRKNKKSLDSQNQRVVIDTSCFYVVLIAHLALGFSSKQTELIDKAKTICECLIASEGMDLKVEEAFCLFLLGQGTEVEVVDKLQQLESNSNPAARSSISGKEIKHVSGAKPSLEMWLKDAVLTIFPDTRDCSPSLVNFFSGEKKSPGSKKSKVPQTVRTVCHRPLVSSPLSERKSFEESLPYASSSRLLGLAVKQLTPDLQSPLILDKGSSGSNDSGSCESNKNPGMHHNKNWESWLPQKLIGRITSVAVLGGIVLVTYKLSGMNVGKMNRASKWNSGTPNVETSSLIQTTDLTVDYGLDYTQGSGIAGRLKKLLASAIQFKNRPDAGNPYVLSPPASLSATMTSMYKRVMPMEEAEALVRQWQAIKAEALGPSHQIHSLSEVLDESMLVQWQALANVAKAKSCYWRFVLLRLSVLQADVMSDGIGAEMAEIEALLEEAAELVDESQQSKPNYYSTYKVRYVLKRQDDGSWKFYEAETQTPS, encoded by the exons ATGGCTTTGGCGCGAGCTTTTTCCGTTCCGAACGTCCCTTCTTCGTGCTATAAATGTGGAATTAATGGGGATTGCAAGTCTCAGAAGGAAGATCTCAAGGTCTCCGTTTTGGCTTTGGCTACTGCAGGAAGCTCTAATCTCGGGCTCTCTAGGATTTCGATTGGGTCGCATCTGTGGAGGTCTGAAGCTCACGGCCGGCGGTGGAGATCGAACGCCGTTGACACCCGCATTGTCCAGAATGCACCCTCTCGGACCACTGTCGAAATCCCCGTTACCTGTTACCAG CTTCTTGGTGTTCATGATCGAGCTGAGAAGGATGAGATAGTTAAGTCTGTGATGAATTTGAAGATTGCTGAGATTGAAGATGGTTACACAATGGATGCTGTCGTATCTCGTCAG GATCTTCTAATGGATGTGAGGGATAAGCTTCTTTTTGAACCAGAATATGCCGGCAATATGAGAGAAAATATCCCACCTAAATCTCCCCTTCGAATTCCTTGGGCTTGGTTGCCTGCTGCTCTTTGCCTCCTTCAAGAG GTTGGAGAGGTGAAGCTTGTGCTGGATATTGGCCGGGCAGCTCTTCAGCATCCAGATGTTAAGCCTTATATTCACGATTTGCTTCTTTCTATGGCTCTGGCTGAG TGTGCAATTGCAAAGATTGGTTTTGAGAAGAACAAGGTGTCCCAAGGATTTGAAGCACTTGCTCGTGCTCAGTGTTTTCTAAGGAGTAAAATATCTCTTGGAAAAATGACGCTGTTATCACAG ATAGAAGAATCTCTGGAGGAGCTCGCACCTGCTTGCACGCTGGATCTATTAAGCATGCCTCATTCACCTGAAAATACTGAAAGGAGACGTGGAGCAATTGCGGCCTTGCGTGAACTGCTCAGACAGGGCCTTGAGGTGGAAACTTTGTGCCAAGTCCAAGACTGGCCATGCTTCCTGAGCCAAGCTCTTAATAGGCTAATGGCTACAGAGATAGTTGATCTTCTTCCATGGGATAATTTAGCTGTTACACGAAAGAATAAGAAATCACTTGATTCACAGAATCAAAGGGTTGTAATCGATACCAGTTGTTTCTATGTGGTGTTAATAGCCCATTTAGCACTTGGATTTTCAAGCAAGCAGACAGAGTTG ATAGACAAAGCAAAAACTATATGCGAATGTTTGATAGCATCAGAAGGAATGGATCTGAAAGTTGAAGAAGCTTTTTGCTTGTTTCTTCTTGGACAA GGTACTGAGGTGGAGGTTGTTGACAAGCTTCAACAGCTTGAATCGAATTCAAATCCTGCTGCACGAAGTTCAATCTCAGGGAAGGAAATAAAACATGTTTCTGGTGCAAAACCATCGTTG GAAATGTGGCTGAAGGATGCTGTGCTTACTATCTTTCCAGATACACGAGATTGTTCACCGTCGTTG GTCAACTTTTTCAGTGGAGAAAAAAAATCTCCTGGGAGCAAGAAAAGCAAAGTTCCGCAAACTGTGCGTACGGTATGCCACAGACCATTGGTCTCTTCTCCCCTGTCAGAGCGGAAAAGTTTTGAGGAATCTCTTCCATATGCAAGCTCTTCTCGACTTCTTGGGCTTGCTGTTAAGCAGTTGACTCCAGATTTGCAAAGTCCATTGATATTGGACAAAGGTAGCAGTGGAAGCAATGATAGCGGGTCTTGTGAATCAAACAAGAATCCTGGCATGCACCATAATAAAAATTGGGAAAGTTGGTTGCCCCAAAAATTGATTGGAAGGATAACTTCTGTTGCTGTACTGGGGGGCATTGTGCTTGTTACCTATAAATTATCAGGCATGAATGTTGGTAAAATGAATAGAGCTTCTAAATGGAACTCTGGTACCCCAAACGTGGAGACAAGTTCTCTTATTCAGACAACAGATTTGACGGTGGATTACGGGCTTGATTATACTCAAGGAAGTGGTATTGCTGGCAGACTCAAGAAGCTTCTGGCAAGTGCTATCCAGTTCAAGAACCGCCCAGATGCTGGAAATCCTTATGTTTTATCCCCTCCTGCTAGTCTGTCAGCGACTATGACTTCCATGTACAAGAGGGTAATGCCTATGGAAGAAGCTGAAGCCCTTGTTAGGCAGTGGCAAGCAATTAAAGCTGAGGCTTTGGGGCCTAGCCATCAAATTCATAGCCTCTCTGAAGTCCTTGACGAATCAATGCTTGTTCAG TGGCAAGCCCTGGCTAATGTCGCAAAGGCCAAGTCTTGTTATTGGAGATTTGTTTTGCTACGGCTGTCCGTTCTGCAAGCTGACGTTATGTCAGATGGGATTGGAGCAGAGATGGCAGAAATTGAGGCTCTTTTAGAGGAAGCCGCAGAGCTTGTTGATGAATCTCAACAAAGCAAGCCAAATTATTACAG CACCTATAAAGTTCGTTATGTTCTAAAGAGGCAAGATGATGGTTCATGGAAGTTCTATGAAGCTGAAACCCAAACACCATCATAA